One Choloepus didactylus isolate mChoDid1 chromosome 8, mChoDid1.pri, whole genome shotgun sequence DNA window includes the following coding sequences:
- the PRIM1 gene encoding DNA primase small subunit, whose translation METFDPAELPELLKLYYRRLFPYSQYYRWLNYGGVVKNYFQHREFSFTLKDDIYIRYQSFNNQSELEKEMQKMNPYKIDIGAVYSHRPSQYNTVKLGAFQAQEKELVFDIDMTDYDDVRRCCSSADICSKCWTLMTMAIHIIDRALKEDFGFKHRLWVYSGRRGVHCWVCDESVRKLSSAVRSGIVEYLSLLKGGQEIKKKVHLGEKIHPFVRRSINIIKKYFEEYALVNQDILENKECWDKILALVPETIHDELQQGFQKQHSSLQRWELLKKVASRCQNTKNDKCGPWLEWEIMLQYCFPRLDINVSKGINHLLKSPFSVHPKTGRISVPIDLQKVDQFDPFAVPTISFICHELDTISTNEEEKEENKAESDIKRRTRDYKKTGLAPYVKIFEQFLDKLDKYRKGELLKKSDLQKDF comes from the exons TGGTAAAGAATTACTTTCAACACCGTGAATTTTCATTCACTTTGAAAGATGATATTTATATTCGCTACCAATCTTTCAACAATCAGAGTGAGCTGGAAAAGGAGATGCAGAAAATGAATCCATACAAGATTGACATAGGCGCAGTATATTCCCACAGA CCTAGTCAATACAATACAGTGAAGCTGGGAGCTTTCCAGGCTCAGGAGAAAGAGCTGGTGTTTGACATTGATATGACAGACTATGACGATGTGAGGAGATGTTGTAG TTCTGCAGACATATGTTCTAAGTGCTGGACCCTCATGACAATGGCCATACACATCATCGACCGAGCATTGAAGG AGGACTTTGGATTTAAGCATCGTCTCTGGGTATATTCCGGAAGGAGAGGTGTTCACTGTTGGGTCTGTGATGAATCGGTTAGAAAATTGTCCTCCGCGGTACGTTCTGGGATAGTTGAGTATTTGAGTCTTTTAAAG GGTggtcaagaaattaaaaagaaagttcaCCTTGGTGAAAAAATTCACCCTTTCGTCAG AAGGtctataaacataataaaaaaatactttgaagAGTATGCCTTGGTCAATCAAGATATTCTTGAAAATAAAGAATGCTGGGATAAGATTTTAGCCCTTGTTCCTGAAA CAATTCATGATGAACTTCAGCAAGGCTTCCAAAAACAACACAGTTCACTTCAGCGCTGGGAGCTTTTGAAGAAAGTAGCCAGCAGATGCCAG AATACCAAAAATGACAAATGTGGACCCTGGCTAGAATGGGAGATCATGCTCCAGTACTGTTTTCCACGGCTGGATATCAATGTTAGCAAAGGAATCAATCATCTACTGAAAAGCCCTTTTAGTGTTCATCCTAAAACAG GTCGCATTTCTGTTCCTATTGATTTACAGAAAGTGGATCAGTTTGACCCATTTGCTGTTCCAACCATAAG CTTCATCTGCCATGAACTGGATACCATTTCTACTAAcgaagaggaaaaagaggagaatAAAGCTGAATCTGACATCAAACGTAGAACCAGAG ATTATAAGAAGACCGGTCTAGCTCCTTATGTgaaaatttttgaacaatttcttgATAAACTGGATAAATACCGAAAAGGAGAGCTTCTCAAGAAGAGTG atttacagaaagattTCTGA